A genomic window from Salvia miltiorrhiza cultivar Shanhuang (shh) chromosome 5, IMPLAD_Smil_shh, whole genome shotgun sequence includes:
- the LOC131024234 gene encoding uncharacterized protein LOC131024234 isoform X2 yields MEEFDDDDFSDLYADVEVQASSAISALHRSTELPPRSDRISANAPRGENKAAEERDAARQEAKEEKAGGCGDLRNLPVENGDRCESGSTSWSESESERDSEDRLASDGYDEVERKVGENYERKRYEEISGKEKTVNGGDYSSQSQRKYNSSNSKTKRVHETTQQVRRTCRKGDSDDRNPFFSSEDNQPNYGRKHGGPEIASERHTEASYPVPLDLDKRGSVQISDSVEDSPCEVSECDSDGISETSDDTDRRKASCISNKVSSAREPDAFKSSWSQRGQGYPSSPSRAAYGSRYFEKSPKRLRYSSSSLHCESQDPITHKYHPPKHSESRGVRRGTRDGGYYERRQDSTRKHSNQPKKSNYMPYFKNRADEDASYATDAKHLYNRHVNQHRAMVDLKINETDVPFCSYSERMLTYSGGRLPDHHMGQAFLKNQYWDNPNSRYKAGPLDGHNISERKNFLDKRSSQMDYESSEYYRYHNQRRHQFQGDIEGLRNLSLKYSSTVDHRGTQLLYKGEGERLRRRTRQDCLPPVHDYDDRYVEGRRIRPSSGGDRDHLDCRYDRDVAHDRREVESSSKGNRRRHSPLNSSENFCYIENEVNDRRNIKHQPFPFYPSEEPYASGRGEFLGASGPKTGVAQRNIRCSRREMRIECDQYDTDVATFVPRENLRYCSPEDFHVKRRDYQPSSNTNYTRESIRYEDHFVGRRRNQHSEVFLPKEDVDKSRQQDRIVFGSEERSHKSKRILKNDEADGKPASCRIMELSEREMRRRNSNILGEEENSNHFDGCHKSTKLNSHAQRHPSHQDSVDRLVVKGRKCTLQSSIRRTTEAGEDTYYGKCDLVGSTDNKEPNNSEDTDEFKPEKTVPTDEGEINASLSGRNQQSKFSKNHQNESLNTEEGQIITEEIQNEDESQINVSGHPETTSNDNRVVEKLDDEKIKEIIMKMERRRERFKEPVTTSRDGEKVCRDGEKTFSPLPDSNVETAEARLERPARKRRWLGT; encoded by the exons ATGGAGGAATTCGACGATGATGACTTCAGCGACCTTTATGCTGACGTTGAGGTACAGGCGAGCTCAGCAATCAGCGCTTTGCATCGGTCGACAGAATTGCCCCCACGGAGCGATCGTATTTCCGCAAATGCCCCGCGAGGAGAGAATAAGGCAGCTGAGGAGCGTGATGCCGCACGTCAGGAGGCAAAGGAGGAGAAGGCCGGTGGCTGTGGTGATTTGAGAAATTTGCCTGTAGAGAATGGTGATAGATGTGAAAGCGGGAGCACGAGCTggagtgagagtgagagtgagagagatagcGAGGACCGATTGGCTAGTGATGGCTATGATGAAGTTGAGAGAAAAGTAGGTGAGAATTATGAACGTAAGAGATATGAAGAAATATCTGGAAAGGAGAAGACCGTCAATGGTGGGGATTACAGCTCCCAGTCCCAGAGAAAG TATAATTCCTCGAATTCTAAGACGAAGAGAGTTCATGAAACGACACAACAAGTGCGCAGAACATGCAGGAAAGGGGACTCTGATGACAGAAATCCTTTCTTTAGTAGTGAGGATAACCAACCTAACTATGGAAGGAAACACGGAGGACCAGAAATTGCCTCAGAAAG GCATACAGAAGCGAGCTATCCTGTGCCCTTGGATTTGGATAAGCGTGGAAGTGTGCAGATATCCGACTCAGTGGAGGATAGCCCTTGTGAAGTCTCTGAATGTGATTCAGATGGGATATCCGAAACTTCTGATGATACAGATAGAAGAAAAGCAAGTTGCATATCGAATAAAGTGTCATCAGCACGAGAACCAGATGCATTTAAAAGCAGTTGGAGTCAGCGTGGCCAAGGATACCCTTCTTCTCCTAGTCGTGCTGCATACGGTAGCAGATATTTTGAAAAGAGCCCTAAGCGTTTAAGGTACTCTTCATCTAGCTTACATTGTGAATCACAAGATCCAATCACTCACAAATATCATCCTCCCAAACACTCTGAAAGCCGTGGTGTCAGACGAGGTACCAGAGATGGTGGATATTATGAGAGACGGCAAGACAGCACACGGAAGCATTCTAATCAGCCCAAGAAATCTAATTATATGCCCTATTTCAAAAACCGAGCCGATGAGGATGCTTCTTATGCAACTGATGCCAAGCATCTCTATAACAGACATGTTAACCAACATAGAGCAATGGTAGATCTCAAAATTAATGAGACTGATGTTCCTTTCTGCAGCTACTCAGAAAGAATGCTGACTTACTCAGGTGGACGTTTGCCTGATCATCATATGGGCCAGGCATTCTTGAAAAACCAATACTGGGACAATCCAAATAGTAGGTACAAAGCAGGTCCCCTTGATGGTCACAATATTAGTGAAAGAAAAAATTTTCTTGACAAGAGAAGTAGTCAGATGGATTATGAATCTTCGGAATATTATAGATATCATAATCAAAGGAGACATCAGTTTCAGGGTGATATCGAGGGGTTAAGGAACTTATCACTAAAGTACTCCTCTACAGTTGACCACAGAGGTACACAGTTGTTGTATAAAGGAGAAGGTGAACGTCTCAGGCGGAGAACCAGACAAGACTGTCTGCCACCAGTACATGATTATGATGACAGATATGTGGAAGGAAGAAGAATTCGCCCTAGTAGTGGCGGAGATAGAGATCATCTTGATTGTAGATATGATCGGGATGTAGCTCATGATAGAAGAGAAGTGGAGAGCTCTTCAAAGGGCAATAGAAGACGTCATAGCCCTTTGAATAGTTCAGAAAATTTCTGCTATATTGAGAATGAGGTTAATGACAGGAGGAACATCAAACATCAACCTTTTCCTTTTTATCCGTCTGAAGAACCTTACGCTTCTGGCAGGGGGGAGTTTCTAGGAGCTTCTGGACCAAAAACGGGGGTTGCTCAAAGAAACATCAGGTGCTCACGGAGAGAAATGCGCATAGAGTGTGATCAGTATGATACTGATGTCGCCACTTTTGTCCCCAGAGAAAACCTCAGGTATTGTTCTCCTGAGGATTTTCATGTCAAAAGAAGAGACTACCAACCATCTTCAAACACCAATTACACAAGAGAAAGCATTCGATATGAGGATCATTTTGTTGGGAGAAGACGCAATCAACATTCTGAAGTATTCCTTCCGAAGGAAGATGTAGATAAGTCCAGGCAGCAGGACCGTATTGTCTTCGGCTCTGAGGAGCGATCCCATAAATCTAAAAGAATTTTAAAGAATGATGAGGCTGATGGTAAACCTGCATCTTGTCGTATTATGGAACTTAGTGAAAGAGAAATGAGGAGGCGGAACTCCAATATATTGGGAGAAGAAGAGAACAGTAATCATTTTGACGGGTGTCATAAATCCACCAAACTTAATAGTCATGCTCAGAGGCATCCGAGTCACCAAGATTCAGTTGATCGCTTGGTGGTTAAGGGCAGAAAG TGCACCTTGCAGTCCTCTATAAGAAGAACCACAGAAGCCGGAGAAGATACATACTATGGTAAGTGTGACCTCGTGGGATCGACTGACAACAAGGAACCAAATAATTCTGAAGACACAGATGAATTCAAACCAGAGAAGACTGTTCCAACTGATGAAGGAGAGATAAATGCTAGCCTTAGCGGCAGAAATCAGCAAAGTAAGTTCTCCAAAAACCACCAGAACGAGTCTCTGAACACCGAGGAAGGCCAGATCATTACTGAAGAAATTCAGAATGAAGATGAATCACAGATCAATGTTTCTGGGCACCCGGAAACTACTTCAAATGATAACAGAGTGGTTGAGAAATTGGATGATGAGAAGATTAAGGAGATTATAATGAAAATGGAGAGGCGAAGGGAGCGTTTCAAGGAGCCCGTCACGACAAGCAGGGATGGTGAGAAGGTTTGCAGGGACGGTGAGAAGACTTTCTCCCCGCTGCCAGATTCGAATGTTGAGACTGCTGAGGCTAGGCTAGAAAGACCAGCTAGAAAAAGGAGATGGCTTGGAACTTAG
- the LOC131024234 gene encoding uncharacterized protein LOC131024234 isoform X1 yields MEEFDDDDFSDLYADVEVQASSAISALHRSTELPPRSDRISANAPRGENKAAEERDAARQEAKEEKAGGCGDLRNLPVENGDRCESGSTSWSESESERDSEDRLASDGYDEVERKVGENYERKRYEEISGKEKTVNGGDYSSQSQRKILQYNSSNSKTKRVHETTQQVRRTCRKGDSDDRNPFFSSEDNQPNYGRKHGGPEIASERHTEASYPVPLDLDKRGSVQISDSVEDSPCEVSECDSDGISETSDDTDRRKASCISNKVSSAREPDAFKSSWSQRGQGYPSSPSRAAYGSRYFEKSPKRLRYSSSSLHCESQDPITHKYHPPKHSESRGVRRGTRDGGYYERRQDSTRKHSNQPKKSNYMPYFKNRADEDASYATDAKHLYNRHVNQHRAMVDLKINETDVPFCSYSERMLTYSGGRLPDHHMGQAFLKNQYWDNPNSRYKAGPLDGHNISERKNFLDKRSSQMDYESSEYYRYHNQRRHQFQGDIEGLRNLSLKYSSTVDHRGTQLLYKGEGERLRRRTRQDCLPPVHDYDDRYVEGRRIRPSSGGDRDHLDCRYDRDVAHDRREVESSSKGNRRRHSPLNSSENFCYIENEVNDRRNIKHQPFPFYPSEEPYASGRGEFLGASGPKTGVAQRNIRCSRREMRIECDQYDTDVATFVPRENLRYCSPEDFHVKRRDYQPSSNTNYTRESIRYEDHFVGRRRNQHSEVFLPKEDVDKSRQQDRIVFGSEERSHKSKRILKNDEADGKPASCRIMELSEREMRRRNSNILGEEENSNHFDGCHKSTKLNSHAQRHPSHQDSVDRLVVKGRKCTLQSSIRRTTEAGEDTYYGKCDLVGSTDNKEPNNSEDTDEFKPEKTVPTDEGEINASLSGRNQQSKFSKNHQNESLNTEEGQIITEEIQNEDESQINVSGHPETTSNDNRVVEKLDDEKIKEIIMKMERRRERFKEPVTTSRDGEKVCRDGEKTFSPLPDSNVETAEARLERPARKRRWLGT; encoded by the exons ATGGAGGAATTCGACGATGATGACTTCAGCGACCTTTATGCTGACGTTGAGGTACAGGCGAGCTCAGCAATCAGCGCTTTGCATCGGTCGACAGAATTGCCCCCACGGAGCGATCGTATTTCCGCAAATGCCCCGCGAGGAGAGAATAAGGCAGCTGAGGAGCGTGATGCCGCACGTCAGGAGGCAAAGGAGGAGAAGGCCGGTGGCTGTGGTGATTTGAGAAATTTGCCTGTAGAGAATGGTGATAGATGTGAAAGCGGGAGCACGAGCTggagtgagagtgagagtgagagagatagcGAGGACCGATTGGCTAGTGATGGCTATGATGAAGTTGAGAGAAAAGTAGGTGAGAATTATGAACGTAAGAGATATGAAGAAATATCTGGAAAGGAGAAGACCGTCAATGGTGGGGATTACAGCTCCCAGTCCCAGAGAAAG ATTTTGCAGTATAATTCCTCGAATTCTAAGACGAAGAGAGTTCATGAAACGACACAACAAGTGCGCAGAACATGCAGGAAAGGGGACTCTGATGACAGAAATCCTTTCTTTAGTAGTGAGGATAACCAACCTAACTATGGAAGGAAACACGGAGGACCAGAAATTGCCTCAGAAAG GCATACAGAAGCGAGCTATCCTGTGCCCTTGGATTTGGATAAGCGTGGAAGTGTGCAGATATCCGACTCAGTGGAGGATAGCCCTTGTGAAGTCTCTGAATGTGATTCAGATGGGATATCCGAAACTTCTGATGATACAGATAGAAGAAAAGCAAGTTGCATATCGAATAAAGTGTCATCAGCACGAGAACCAGATGCATTTAAAAGCAGTTGGAGTCAGCGTGGCCAAGGATACCCTTCTTCTCCTAGTCGTGCTGCATACGGTAGCAGATATTTTGAAAAGAGCCCTAAGCGTTTAAGGTACTCTTCATCTAGCTTACATTGTGAATCACAAGATCCAATCACTCACAAATATCATCCTCCCAAACACTCTGAAAGCCGTGGTGTCAGACGAGGTACCAGAGATGGTGGATATTATGAGAGACGGCAAGACAGCACACGGAAGCATTCTAATCAGCCCAAGAAATCTAATTATATGCCCTATTTCAAAAACCGAGCCGATGAGGATGCTTCTTATGCAACTGATGCCAAGCATCTCTATAACAGACATGTTAACCAACATAGAGCAATGGTAGATCTCAAAATTAATGAGACTGATGTTCCTTTCTGCAGCTACTCAGAAAGAATGCTGACTTACTCAGGTGGACGTTTGCCTGATCATCATATGGGCCAGGCATTCTTGAAAAACCAATACTGGGACAATCCAAATAGTAGGTACAAAGCAGGTCCCCTTGATGGTCACAATATTAGTGAAAGAAAAAATTTTCTTGACAAGAGAAGTAGTCAGATGGATTATGAATCTTCGGAATATTATAGATATCATAATCAAAGGAGACATCAGTTTCAGGGTGATATCGAGGGGTTAAGGAACTTATCACTAAAGTACTCCTCTACAGTTGACCACAGAGGTACACAGTTGTTGTATAAAGGAGAAGGTGAACGTCTCAGGCGGAGAACCAGACAAGACTGTCTGCCACCAGTACATGATTATGATGACAGATATGTGGAAGGAAGAAGAATTCGCCCTAGTAGTGGCGGAGATAGAGATCATCTTGATTGTAGATATGATCGGGATGTAGCTCATGATAGAAGAGAAGTGGAGAGCTCTTCAAAGGGCAATAGAAGACGTCATAGCCCTTTGAATAGTTCAGAAAATTTCTGCTATATTGAGAATGAGGTTAATGACAGGAGGAACATCAAACATCAACCTTTTCCTTTTTATCCGTCTGAAGAACCTTACGCTTCTGGCAGGGGGGAGTTTCTAGGAGCTTCTGGACCAAAAACGGGGGTTGCTCAAAGAAACATCAGGTGCTCACGGAGAGAAATGCGCATAGAGTGTGATCAGTATGATACTGATGTCGCCACTTTTGTCCCCAGAGAAAACCTCAGGTATTGTTCTCCTGAGGATTTTCATGTCAAAAGAAGAGACTACCAACCATCTTCAAACACCAATTACACAAGAGAAAGCATTCGATATGAGGATCATTTTGTTGGGAGAAGACGCAATCAACATTCTGAAGTATTCCTTCCGAAGGAAGATGTAGATAAGTCCAGGCAGCAGGACCGTATTGTCTTCGGCTCTGAGGAGCGATCCCATAAATCTAAAAGAATTTTAAAGAATGATGAGGCTGATGGTAAACCTGCATCTTGTCGTATTATGGAACTTAGTGAAAGAGAAATGAGGAGGCGGAACTCCAATATATTGGGAGAAGAAGAGAACAGTAATCATTTTGACGGGTGTCATAAATCCACCAAACTTAATAGTCATGCTCAGAGGCATCCGAGTCACCAAGATTCAGTTGATCGCTTGGTGGTTAAGGGCAGAAAG TGCACCTTGCAGTCCTCTATAAGAAGAACCACAGAAGCCGGAGAAGATACATACTATGGTAAGTGTGACCTCGTGGGATCGACTGACAACAAGGAACCAAATAATTCTGAAGACACAGATGAATTCAAACCAGAGAAGACTGTTCCAACTGATGAAGGAGAGATAAATGCTAGCCTTAGCGGCAGAAATCAGCAAAGTAAGTTCTCCAAAAACCACCAGAACGAGTCTCTGAACACCGAGGAAGGCCAGATCATTACTGAAGAAATTCAGAATGAAGATGAATCACAGATCAATGTTTCTGGGCACCCGGAAACTACTTCAAATGATAACAGAGTGGTTGAGAAATTGGATGATGAGAAGATTAAGGAGATTATAATGAAAATGGAGAGGCGAAGGGAGCGTTTCAAGGAGCCCGTCACGACAAGCAGGGATGGTGAGAAGGTTTGCAGGGACGGTGAGAAGACTTTCTCCCCGCTGCCAGATTCGAATGTTGAGACTGCTGAGGCTAGGCTAGAAAGACCAGCTAGAAAAAGGAGATGGCTTGGAACTTAG
- the LOC131024234 gene encoding uncharacterized protein LOC131024234 isoform X3: MEEFDDDDFSDLYADVEVQASSAISALHRSTELPPRSDRISANAPRGENKAAEERDAARQEAKEEKAGGCGDLRNLPVENGDRCESGSTSWSESESERDSEDRLASDGYDEVERKVGENYERKRYEEISGKEKTVNGGDYSSQSQRKILQYNSSNSKTKRVHETTQQVRRTCRKGDSDDRNPFFSSEDNQPNYGRKHGGPEIASERHTEASYPVPLDLDKRGSVQISDSVEDSPCEVSECDSDGISETSDDTDRRKASCISNKVSSAREPDAFKSSWSQRGQGYPSSPSRAAYGSRYFEKSPKRLRYSSSSLHCESQDPITHKYHPPKHSESRGVRRGTRDGGYYERRQDSTRKHSNQPKKSNYMPYFKNRADEDASYATDAKHLYNRHVNQHRAMVDLKINETDVPFCSYSERMLTYSGGRLPDHHMGQAFLKNQYWDNPNSRYKAGPLDGHNISERKNFLDKRSSQMDYESSEYYRYHNQRRHQFQGDIEGLRNLSLKYSSTVDHRGTQLLYKGEGERLRRRTRQDCLPPVHDYDDRYVEGRRIRPSSGGDRDHLDCRYDRDVAHDRREVESSSKGNRRRHSPLNSSENFCYIENEVNDRRNIKHQPFPFYPSEEPYASGRGEFLGASGPKTGVAQRNIRCSRREMRIECDQYDTDVATFVPRENLRYCSPEDFHVKRRDYQPSSNTNYTRESIRYEDHFVGRRRNQHSEVFLPKEDVDKSRQQDRIVFGSEERSHKSKRILKNDEADGKPASCRIMELSEREMRRRNSNILGEEENSNHFDGCHKSTKLNSHAQRHPSHQDSVDRLVVKGRKSSIRRTTEAGEDTYYGKCDLVGSTDNKEPNNSEDTDEFKPEKTVPTDEGEINASLSGRNQQSKFSKNHQNESLNTEEGQIITEEIQNEDESQINVSGHPETTSNDNRVVEKLDDEKIKEIIMKMERRRERFKEPVTTSRDGEKVCRDGEKTFSPLPDSNVETAEARLERPARKRRWLGT, encoded by the exons ATGGAGGAATTCGACGATGATGACTTCAGCGACCTTTATGCTGACGTTGAGGTACAGGCGAGCTCAGCAATCAGCGCTTTGCATCGGTCGACAGAATTGCCCCCACGGAGCGATCGTATTTCCGCAAATGCCCCGCGAGGAGAGAATAAGGCAGCTGAGGAGCGTGATGCCGCACGTCAGGAGGCAAAGGAGGAGAAGGCCGGTGGCTGTGGTGATTTGAGAAATTTGCCTGTAGAGAATGGTGATAGATGTGAAAGCGGGAGCACGAGCTggagtgagagtgagagtgagagagatagcGAGGACCGATTGGCTAGTGATGGCTATGATGAAGTTGAGAGAAAAGTAGGTGAGAATTATGAACGTAAGAGATATGAAGAAATATCTGGAAAGGAGAAGACCGTCAATGGTGGGGATTACAGCTCCCAGTCCCAGAGAAAG ATTTTGCAGTATAATTCCTCGAATTCTAAGACGAAGAGAGTTCATGAAACGACACAACAAGTGCGCAGAACATGCAGGAAAGGGGACTCTGATGACAGAAATCCTTTCTTTAGTAGTGAGGATAACCAACCTAACTATGGAAGGAAACACGGAGGACCAGAAATTGCCTCAGAAAG GCATACAGAAGCGAGCTATCCTGTGCCCTTGGATTTGGATAAGCGTGGAAGTGTGCAGATATCCGACTCAGTGGAGGATAGCCCTTGTGAAGTCTCTGAATGTGATTCAGATGGGATATCCGAAACTTCTGATGATACAGATAGAAGAAAAGCAAGTTGCATATCGAATAAAGTGTCATCAGCACGAGAACCAGATGCATTTAAAAGCAGTTGGAGTCAGCGTGGCCAAGGATACCCTTCTTCTCCTAGTCGTGCTGCATACGGTAGCAGATATTTTGAAAAGAGCCCTAAGCGTTTAAGGTACTCTTCATCTAGCTTACATTGTGAATCACAAGATCCAATCACTCACAAATATCATCCTCCCAAACACTCTGAAAGCCGTGGTGTCAGACGAGGTACCAGAGATGGTGGATATTATGAGAGACGGCAAGACAGCACACGGAAGCATTCTAATCAGCCCAAGAAATCTAATTATATGCCCTATTTCAAAAACCGAGCCGATGAGGATGCTTCTTATGCAACTGATGCCAAGCATCTCTATAACAGACATGTTAACCAACATAGAGCAATGGTAGATCTCAAAATTAATGAGACTGATGTTCCTTTCTGCAGCTACTCAGAAAGAATGCTGACTTACTCAGGTGGACGTTTGCCTGATCATCATATGGGCCAGGCATTCTTGAAAAACCAATACTGGGACAATCCAAATAGTAGGTACAAAGCAGGTCCCCTTGATGGTCACAATATTAGTGAAAGAAAAAATTTTCTTGACAAGAGAAGTAGTCAGATGGATTATGAATCTTCGGAATATTATAGATATCATAATCAAAGGAGACATCAGTTTCAGGGTGATATCGAGGGGTTAAGGAACTTATCACTAAAGTACTCCTCTACAGTTGACCACAGAGGTACACAGTTGTTGTATAAAGGAGAAGGTGAACGTCTCAGGCGGAGAACCAGACAAGACTGTCTGCCACCAGTACATGATTATGATGACAGATATGTGGAAGGAAGAAGAATTCGCCCTAGTAGTGGCGGAGATAGAGATCATCTTGATTGTAGATATGATCGGGATGTAGCTCATGATAGAAGAGAAGTGGAGAGCTCTTCAAAGGGCAATAGAAGACGTCATAGCCCTTTGAATAGTTCAGAAAATTTCTGCTATATTGAGAATGAGGTTAATGACAGGAGGAACATCAAACATCAACCTTTTCCTTTTTATCCGTCTGAAGAACCTTACGCTTCTGGCAGGGGGGAGTTTCTAGGAGCTTCTGGACCAAAAACGGGGGTTGCTCAAAGAAACATCAGGTGCTCACGGAGAGAAATGCGCATAGAGTGTGATCAGTATGATACTGATGTCGCCACTTTTGTCCCCAGAGAAAACCTCAGGTATTGTTCTCCTGAGGATTTTCATGTCAAAAGAAGAGACTACCAACCATCTTCAAACACCAATTACACAAGAGAAAGCATTCGATATGAGGATCATTTTGTTGGGAGAAGACGCAATCAACATTCTGAAGTATTCCTTCCGAAGGAAGATGTAGATAAGTCCAGGCAGCAGGACCGTATTGTCTTCGGCTCTGAGGAGCGATCCCATAAATCTAAAAGAATTTTAAAGAATGATGAGGCTGATGGTAAACCTGCATCTTGTCGTATTATGGAACTTAGTGAAAGAGAAATGAGGAGGCGGAACTCCAATATATTGGGAGAAGAAGAGAACAGTAATCATTTTGACGGGTGTCATAAATCCACCAAACTTAATAGTCATGCTCAGAGGCATCCGAGTCACCAAGATTCAGTTGATCGCTTGGTGGTTAAGGGCAGAAAG TCCTCTATAAGAAGAACCACAGAAGCCGGAGAAGATACATACTATGGTAAGTGTGACCTCGTGGGATCGACTGACAACAAGGAACCAAATAATTCTGAAGACACAGATGAATTCAAACCAGAGAAGACTGTTCCAACTGATGAAGGAGAGATAAATGCTAGCCTTAGCGGCAGAAATCAGCAAAGTAAGTTCTCCAAAAACCACCAGAACGAGTCTCTGAACACCGAGGAAGGCCAGATCATTACTGAAGAAATTCAGAATGAAGATGAATCACAGATCAATGTTTCTGGGCACCCGGAAACTACTTCAAATGATAACAGAGTGGTTGAGAAATTGGATGATGAGAAGATTAAGGAGATTATAATGAAAATGGAGAGGCGAAGGGAGCGTTTCAAGGAGCCCGTCACGACAAGCAGGGATGGTGAGAAGGTTTGCAGGGACGGTGAGAAGACTTTCTCCCCGCTGCCAGATTCGAATGTTGAGACTGCTGAGGCTAGGCTAGAAAGACCAGCTAGAAAAAGGAGATGGCTTGGAACTTAG